The DNA sequence GGACAAGGAAGAGAAACTGTGCATAGTTAGACAGCAGAAGGGAACAATGAGGTGTCCGGAGCAAATGCTTTTTGTAATAAAGCTCAGTTTTGACATATTCCTCGTACTGATCCCCTTCAAGCTCCACAGACACTGGGGCAACTAACCTTTGCCTTGTCTCGTGGTCCAAAACCTCACCACTCAATTCCTTTTGCAACATTGAAGCCTCCTCTAGAAAAGAGTTCCACAACATTTCCTCCTCTTCGTTCAACTCCTTATTCACATACTCTCCTTGATCAACATCAGTATCAACTTGAGAATGTCGTACTTTACTCTCATTGCCGGTCAAGGTTAGAGCCTTTGTGATCATGGAAGAAGGAGTGATTGCCTTGACAGTGTTGTCATTCATAGAGAACACTAAAAAGTTAGCTAAGAGGACCATCACAAAGACCATGAGAGCTGGGGTCTTCCAGAAAACCTGCTGGAAGAGCCAAACAAATGAAGCATCCATTTCTCTCTCTAGCTTGGTCATGACACTTTGCAAGTCTTCACCAAATAAACTCTCCCTTGTTTGCAAGGCACGACTTTGAAGCTCATGCATTATAAACATCATAGAGGAGAAGGTCTTGTTCACAGAACAGTTGGTTAATTCATTCAACTCACCAGCCTCTTTGAGACCCTCTTCCAATTGTAGCTTCTTCTTGATCATCCTAATGGACAAGGGAATTCCCACACTGTTCACTTTCCTCTCAAAGGTAAGTCTCAAAATCTCATCTCTCTCTGGCCAGCTTGGTGGCTCAGGCTGGATTCCCAAAAGAGAAGGCTCCAAAACTTCAGGCTTCATTGTCCCAAACTCCTCAGAGGAACAACCTTTGGCTGAGGAGTCATTTTCGAATTCATTATCAGAGACGGCACAAGCTATTTCATTGCCATTTTCATCCCAACAACCATCCTGAACAAGATTCATCCTTTCCTCTTGGCGAAAGTCATCAAAAAGCGAAGAGTAAACACGTTTTCCTCTTTGCACCCTCAAATTCTTCCTTGATCTATGGACCAACAACCCACATGGTGGCATAACATTGTTCCTCTCAGTCACATGCCTAAGTATTGAAGAAGGAACTGCACGAGGTGTCTTCCATGAATCACAATAATAAGGGGTTCTGAACTGCCAACATTTGAGACTGGGAGAGACCCTTGAAGCCATTTTCAATAACAAGTTCTTCCAGGGATCACAGAAACAATGAATAACActgaaggaaaaaaatcatatcaCCTAAAAGACAATCATAATTGAATAAACCCAAATAGAAATCAATCAAAATCACACAAAAAAGTATATTGCTTTCTGTATCAATAATACAATCAGATCACTATATAATATAACTTTTGGTAACGGGAAAAGAAAAAACGATCGGTGAAGGAAGGGTGTgaaaatcacaatttaaaagGGGTGTGAGTGCCTGGAATGtagtgaaaaatatttaagaaggaCAACATTCATGAGACTTCAAAAGTGTTCGTATATCATAAACTAACTGAGAACAGATGGCAATAGAAGAGGGTACTATAAGAGTTTCATGTTTGATGAGCCGTAGGAAAGGGGTTTGATGAGTAGAAGAAAAAAGTGAGGAGTGGATAACACGTGGGGCCTGATGAACGTGGCAATAAGATAAACTTTGAAGATATTTAGTTAGTTtttggatattaattttttttttccaatggaTTTTGTATGATATTCATTTATTGGTGTATCATGCTATTTGCTCTTTTTGGTTGAATGGCTCGTGAGCCGAATTGCGATGCGAGTCATACGCACCGGATCATCATCACTTTGGGCGTGTGAATTACAAGATTTTTGCACCACTCAAAAAGTGGATTTGGATCACCTCACCTGTAGCAAGTTTAGCATAGATAGAcgcaaaaagatattttttttttataattttttaaaccatggaacttttttttaaatccacGGAAGGCTAAATCAATTGATATATATTgttataacttaattaatttattaatgattttgaatttaaatttttagtataCAACTGTATTAATAATTTAGTATTCTTCTTCTCGGATTCGGTAAATATCTGTATTTAACTGTCAGTCAAGTAGACAACTCCATGTTCagacaattttacaaaattaaataaggaaagaaataaactctatttatttcaGTTTATATAATAGAAAGATAAtgattaactttaaaataaaattatattttttcttaattatgatATCTAACAAAGGAAATTGAGATCATAGATCCAATCTCTATAAAATGGGTCACTAAGGTTTCGGGTAAAAGTTTTTACTCTAATCCGTCATTGATATCTGTTCATATCTCCGGCTAACTTGATGTTAGAAGAGTTTTTGTTATCCATTTGTTtgactcaaataaataaaagtatatacCGTGAATGATACCCAGtaccaaataataaaaaaaaaaaaatcttcacaaTGCATCTATATTATTGTTGAACTGTGAAAGGATCGTGTATGGTGTCTAACAATGTGAGGCCTATTGATAATGCTAGAAACTCTTCGAATAAAACCGAAAACCAAAAAGCACTGCTATTCGCATATCCTTAATTGCTAAGTTCATCCGTGATCcaacctttttaaaaaatatatatattctctcaattcctatttataagattcaattatctaattcataaaaattaaaataagtaattaatttaattgatagtaataaatttatcttaaatttataatttttttctaaaactatttaaatatttttctatcttctaattgtttgttaatatattatctctcttcttttaatttatcttaaatttactttgcatatattgattttagtttatgaaaatgttttttttttattttttctcttataagtgTTACTTAACAAATTTATTCATATTGTACATATAAAGCATGTAATACACGAATTATGCATATACTTAAAGGTGACAAAATGGACCAATCCAATTTGACCCTCTAAAAACAAAGAGATTAACCCACCCTGCATAAGAAAAGTAGGTTAGGAATTCAAGCTCGCCCAGTAGGGTTGAGCCTGTCAAAgacaaaaaattgagaaaatgataaataataaatatattttaattaattttattgtttataaatattaaataacaaatatttactaaaaagTTGAATGCGTTATATTAAactttgaataataatttatttagaaaaaataataaaatatatgtataacatatcaaaataaacattaatttttttataaaaaaaatcagttgtttgcccatttttctctcaacctatttttttataggTCAAAAACAGAATGCGTTAAAATAAGTTGACAGGTTAAAAACATAACCTCGacctgacaaaaaaaaaaaatggattggaCCCATTTTACCAATCCCTCAGCGTAATTGATTGACATACCATGTTCCTATGTTGCTAATCATGCGTTGGATTCCTAGCAAACAAGCTAGAAATAAATGTATAGGATAAAAATGGTTTTGatgacaaaataaattaaaattgttgaacTGTTCTCTCTCTCTTGACGTTGTTGACCTGTTCTCATCAGTTTACTTCCTGCAGGATTTGTCTTGCCATAATCTGTGTTTGACCATTTTTAccagaaaatttattttaattatgttctaGATTCTAGACTAGATTGGAAAAGAATTCCCGacctattttttgtttcaatttttttagttatcaaACAATTAATTCAAGATCATTTTTCTGGGTCCACAACTACCCAGGCGGCCCAGcccaattttgtttaaaaaattatttttactagcaagtatataattttcttttctcaaacACTAAAAACGTATATTAAGttaataacaattaacaacCTTGATTTTTTAATGTACTCTTTGGTTTAAAGGATAGAAGAGGATAAATTTCAATGATAGAGAACAAGTCTTTCTTTGATTTACAAAGAAAGGGAGAGAAATGAACAAATTCACTATAATGTACTTAGAACAGTCAAATTAATAtagaagtttttctctcttttaaattatttaattaaacaacaaaaattatagaaatttcTATCCTCTCTTTCGTTTCCTTccaatcaaattcaatattaatgtaaaataaaattgaaaataaatgtttgGTTTGAAGTATTTGTTATCCCATCCGTccctttattatattttcctaACGTGCAAGTACGATTTGTATGTGACATGCGAGTTTTAAATAGAAggttaatatttttcttgtctGCCCATGAgtataatttatagtttttactttttatacgtGTGAATCTTCTTATACGAtatgtataatttatatttattaaaacacATCGATACGTATCATCCACACAATTAATTCAAGTAGTCATTATAAAGaatttcttctaggatcatacACTGaacatataaaaacaaattttcaagACCTAGCTATAGCTATGTTGTCAAGAAACTTTGCAAAATTATCCCGTCCAAGGTATTCTCCAATTCTCCAGCCATATTTGACCAGGATCTATATCCTTAGATTCTTCTACTTTCCCTCAATTACAGGACACTGCTTTACTTATTGTTTCTTCTGGGCAAGTGTCAATTTAATGGCTTGATAGTGAAGTCCTCTTTTCTAAACCAACCATACCTTTTCCatcaaatgtaaaattttatgtttaccAAGTCCAAGAATAAATTGCAAGGGTTCAGCGTATACATACATGAAACATTGActcaattttcatatataataaatgaaagtgtaatttttagaaataatataatttttaatgagacattatttattattttttaaaaactgattatacgtatttttataatattaacattttatatatttttatataaaaaaaatatttttagtatttaagaTGCTAGCTACAAAGATATAATTAATTGATCCTGcaagaaataattaagaagccAAGTAGAAACTGTCAGCACCCAGCATCACCACCATCTGTAGCACAACTGCCACAGCTTTGAAAGCTAAATCacattgaaagaaaaaaggtgTTTGCTGTAATGCATTTTAAAACACCACcacttttaaaattcaaaagcgGGGATATGATCGAAAGAATATGATCCAAAAAGAagtcaaataaatatatttttacagaCAAAGATTTGTTTACAAAATTCAatcctttttgtttctttgtgtGAGTAAGATGGAATTGAAGtgaataaaagaattaattttggTTGTAATAACCAAGAAAGGTCTTGGCAGCATCCAAGCTAGGGAAATAAGTGGGTTCAAGGAATATCTTGGTGAACCCATTATCGGCCTCGGAGCTCCCCATCATAACCGTCACAACCTGCTTATACGCGTAGAAGAACCTCTTCATCGCCACCTCAATCCCCTGCATCCCCTGCAAAACATGAACCttccctttctctttctccGAGTAAACCTTCATCGCCGCCTCCATCATCCCGGGCCCACCCTTGGGGTCCACCTCCACCTCCAATATCTCCGGCACCTTCTCCCTCAGATTCCTACACACCCTCGCCACCTCCACAAGCTCCCTCGACCTGAAGCAAAACGCCACCGTTTCGCCCGCAGTTCTCATCATCCCTAACTCCTTCTTCAGCCTCAAGAAATCCTCTGGATCCATCATGAGGTTCATGTCCCCAACCTCCGTTAACAACTTCCAGATCCGCTCCACCGCATGGCACTCACTCGCGGCCTTCTCCAACGCCTTTTTCTCCACCGACTCCGTTACTCTCTCCAGCAGCTTCTTCACCGAGCGCGTCCAACACTCGGCGATCTGCTGCGTGGCGTGCAGCGTCTTGTTCTCGTGGTTCCCCACGTAATCATCAAACGGCGTCGTCTCCAACGAGTGAATCTCCCTCGGCCTGCAAACCGCGTCGAAGAGAAATATCTTCTTTCCCGCGATATTCGCCTCTCCTAAACCTAAGGTGTAGGTGCACCTCCCCATCTCGTAGTCCACCGAATTGAGAATCCTCTGCGCCACGTCCTTGGATTTCTGCCACGTGGCGAGGCGCGGGAGCAGGCTTTCCTCGCTGTAGCTTCTGCTTTGACCGGTAAAGCCGTTAATGTCAGTCACGGGTGCCTTGCCACGTGTCTCGGGGTTTTCTTCTTCGTCTTCGCATAACATGGCTATGATCTGGATTTGGGCCGTGGCGAGAGACTCGACGCGTCGGGTCCACTCGCGTTTGTTGATGTACGGTCTCGGGTCGGAGAAAACGGTTGCGAGTAAGCGGAAGGTGATTTCGAGGGCGTGTAAGGCGGGCTTTAAGATGGGCTCGTTGGCCCAATTGGGGAAGTCCTTGGAGGCCCAGAGGGCTCTGAGCTCAGGGAGACGAAGGTAGTTGTCGTATGCAGCGCAGATAGGAGACGACGCTGCGGTGATGTCGTTTTGGCGAAGGGGGAGTTGCAAAGTTGGGATTGGAATGTTATGATCCGGGAGAGAGAGTTTGGGGGACATTGGAGGCATGATGTTGGAGTGAACCATCTTTGTTTGCCAATCTAGATCAACCATTGTGAGTTTGGTGAATTGGAAACTGAGTTTTGTGAAGAGGAAATGGAGATGGGTATGAGAGAAAGAGAATGGGAGAATTTAAagggaaggaaaagaaagacgTGTGGACTGGGGTACAAGACAAAGGGTATGCACacatgaagaacaaggaatttgaAAGTCAAGGCGCTGTGGaatcatgaatttaattataaacgCAAAATctgaaaagtatatttttttttatatatgaatgaataaaaaagcGATGGAGGAGATGGAGCTTATCCGTAAGGAAAAAGGACAAGGAAGGAAGTTGAAGGAGAAGAGAGTTTATGTTTGTTAGTGGAGTGGTTCAAGTTGGAGCTTCTAAGCAAATACGCGTTGAACCCCACTCTCCTtactttccttctttcctttcgtCTTGATAACCTTGGTCCGCGCCATGCTACATCAGCGTCAAATCGTTGGCTTTTTGGCTCCAAATGTGTCTTTCGCTCTTTCTTGTACGTACATGATAACAATAATCCTTCTTTTTCCTCTACCAAATTATCAAAACTTCCAAATgctaattactcttttttttttttttattcatatccgatcaaaacattttcttaaataCTTCacatttttcttacaaaattattaattacacgTTTCTATTCAACGCCACACGAGTAGGGACAGaataataatagtattaaaattGGAGCGGgtgcaaatatttatttattttttatctggaATGAACAATttttaacaacattttttttataatgtgttTGCTGGATatactttttcatttgtaaCCATTAAAGATTTACCAAACATAAAAGTTTTCCTGAAATTTTTTAAGTACTACTAAGTTAATTAGTccttttattgattaattttaataaattaacaaaaatgcaCTTGTGCAATATAACTTCATTTGGTGTATATGAGATAAGATTGTGCAAACTCTCTTATTTTAGACTTCTATATAAAATGTGTGAACTCCTCTTTTAACATATATGCAACCTAAAGTTACTTTACCTTATGTATACATCTCTATTTTTTCTAAGTTAACTTAATCAGTAAAGCATGAGTGCAACACTGTTGCTTTTACTATAACTGTTCTTACGATCAAGGATGAAAGTGCTAACTCTAGTTAATATACTTTAgaattttgaaaactattttatacaaaataaaacacACCTAAACCCTTTATTAGAGAGGTGGATGAACCCGCGgcacatttaattaataaaattgttatcAAAATTCACTTTCTGGATTTGAACCTCAAGTAATGGAGAGTACTGATATAATAAATGGggtaaaggaaagaagaaaatcgGTTGActcttaattgttttaaaaaaaattaggatgcAAGTGCATGCAAGATGTTGTAATGTAGAAGAGAGGGAATCTAGTTTCACAGATTCGTCCTTCCCTGCACCGACTCCTCATAactcaacatatatatatatatatatatatatataaactaaaccTAATAGTCGCTTGGGATCTGGGGCAGCTAAATAAAGCATAATTACGGATCATGCCATCATTAGTCGGCCAAATAAAATTAGATGCCAAGTTTGTATAGACTATAGATAGACTAGAGCCTGGATTTCAATCATGGACATATATATTGACAGTGCCATTAATGACTTGTATTAATTATGCTATTTTCTAGGAGTATCATGTAATTCTAAGGTTGTGTTCTCATCATTCATCCACTCTAGTCTATACGTGttagttagatttttttttcttctgcaggAATTCGAATTTCATCCTCCCAATTCCCAACACTGTTGTGGattaatatatgaatatgatgacATAtagtaataatagtaataattttacaaaaatggaGAGAAAGTTATCCTTGATGCTCTCATTTGCTTTATCGCCGATATGTATCCCATTGTGCCACCTGTTTGGGCCCATAGCACATGCTTGCACCCACCCTGTCGACCAAAACAGGTTGCTTTGGATGCTTCCACGTGCAGGCACCGCAACATGCATGGGGAGGGAAATATCGTGTTACTCACAACTCATGTATATATGTAAGCAATGGACCCTCAACTCAATGTCAATCCCCTTAATTTACCTAAGAATTGGTATTGGTATTTTATGTACTTGCGGATAATGGGAAGTTGAGCAACTACCCAAACATTTTGGGTGGGTATTTGTTTGACTTAGATAGTCAATGGTGCCCTATGTGTGTGTCCACATAAATTAATGACTACCTAAACAACCAGCCATTATTGAAAATGTCCATGCATTTTTTGAAACTTAGCTATAAAGATTACGTATATTATTAATCATATAtagtgtttgatttaaaatgaaatataaataattattaaatttttttatgtggtTTTAGCAATCTATAAAGTGCCGTGATAATTGgggatgaaaataattaaaccaaGTTAAGCTAAACCTTATTTAAGCTTCATCTGACAAGCTTAATTTATAATCTTACAGTCTAAGGCTGccatgttattttattacagacatttttttttaagtcggacttaatttttatataagtttagtattaaaaatttatttcatattaagattttaaattgaTCAATGAGCTTATCTTTAAATAGACCCATAAACTTATGAGCTTGTATGTATAtaagtggaaaaaaataaatttattggttAATGTCATACCACATACAATccaatatatatacttttaaccCATCACACTAAAAACAGTTAAAACCAcacaaaaaattacattatataaTCGTTAAAATAATCTCAAGTCTtctgattaataaaaaaacagctCAAGtcaaaaacataatattttagGAGCTTAATGAATATGCATCAgtgtcaatcaattaaaaattattattaatttaagctaattaataaaaaaaacttattatacaaaataatttataatttaataacaatataaaaatattttacattatcattataTAGTCTTACTTTCTCATATCTAGttgttataataatattatatatatatatgtatatatatatatatataattttaataatattataaacaaatttacCTGTCAAGTCCAAATGTCTAAtagactttttatttatttataaaaaacacGACTTACTTGGTTAAATagactttttaaaaagttaaaacttttttttttcttttaaataagcCAGGCTTCACTTAAACCTTGAATGGGTTATCAGGTTGTAAGCCTTCATTGAATGATTTATCCTATTTTCACTCTCAATAATCCCTTTTGCCATCGTTATTacccattattttttataaaattaaaaaaaaagggagagagaaAATGGTTTTGATTAGAATAGACAAGGCAAACGAAATTAGGGCACTAAAGTGCAAGATAACATCAACCCATATCAGAgataatgaattaatgattgTAGATGAtccatgaaaagaaaaagagaaagagatggTATTAAGGATAGGGTAGAATCTGAGGCTTGTGTTGAGGATGCATTAGATATGTTTGGGTTTTAAAAGAATACGAAAGGGGGAATGCAAGAGAACATCTCAGAAAAAAAGATGATAGCGGCATGCACTTGTTCCATTACCACTTTTTATGGATATTGGACTGTATGGTGCCCAAAAAGTCTGGCCACTGCGCATTCAATTGCATCATTAGACACACACGTTTCCATCCCCATCAACACTTAGTCATTTACCATAAATAGttctaggaaaaaaaatgcaattttcatccttatttacttttgattaaatttggTTTTAGTCTATATATTTTCCAGTTAATGAAATTAATTcttcaact is a window from the Glycine max cultivar Williams 82 chromosome 2, Glycine_max_v4.0, whole genome shotgun sequence genome containing:
- the LOC100775399 gene encoding uncharacterized protein isoform X1; this encodes MASRVSPSLKCWQFRTPYYCDSWKTPRAVPSSILRHVTERNNVMPPCGLLVHRSRKNLRVQRGKRVYSSLFDDFRQEERMNLVQDGCWDENGNEIACAVSDNEFENDSSAKGCSSEEFGTMKPEVLEPSLLGIQPEPPSWPERDEILRLTFERKVNSVGIPLSIRMIKKKLQLEEGLKEAGELNELTNCSVNKTFSSMMFIMHELQSRALQTRESLFGEDLQSVMTKLEREMDASFVWLFQQVFWKTPALMVFVMVLLANFLVFSMNDNTVKAITPSSMITKALTLTGNESKVRHSQVDTDVDQGEYVNKELNEEEEMLWNSFLEEASMLQKELSGEVLDHETRQRLVAPVSVELEGDQYEEYVKTELYYKKHLLRTPHCSLLLSNYAQFLFLVLHDIDGAEEYYKRSVLAESPEAEAFSRYADFLLMVRKDVWAAELRYLQALEADPGNTYYLSKYASFLWNTGGQDANSFPIEELDNLQL
- the LOC100775399 gene encoding uncharacterized protein isoform X2 — protein: MASRVSPSLKCWQFRTPYYCDSWKTPRAVPSSILRHVTERNNVMPPCGLLVHRSRKNLRVQRGKRVYSSLFDDFRQEERMNLVQDGCWDENGNEIACAVSDNEFENDSSAKGCSSEEFGTMKPEVLEPSLLGIQPEPPSWPERDEILRLTFERKVNSVGIPLSIRMIKKKLQLEEGLKEAGELNELTNCSVNKTFSSMMFIMHELQSRALQTRESLFGEDLQSVMTKLEREMDASFVWLFQQVFWKTPALMVFVMVLLANFLVFSMNDNTVKAITPSSMITKALTLTGNESKVRHSQVDTDVDQGEYVNKELNEEEEMLWNSFLEEASMLQKELSGEVLDHETRQRLVAPVSVELEGDQYEEYVKTELYYKKHLLRTPHCSLLLSNYAQFLFLVLHDIDG
- the HS1pro1 gene encoding nematode resistance HS1pro1 protein; its protein translation is MVDLDWQTKMVHSNIMPPMSPKLSLPDHNIPIPTLQLPLRQNDITAASSPICAAYDNYLRLPELRALWASKDFPNWANEPILKPALHALEITFRLLATVFSDPRPYINKREWTRRVESLATAQIQIIAMLCEDEEENPETRGKAPVTDINGFTGQSRSYSEESLLPRLATWQKSKDVAQRILNSVDYEMGRCTYTLGLGEANIAGKKIFLFDAVCRPREIHSLETTPFDDYVGNHENKTLHATQQIAECWTRSVKKLLERVTESVEKKALEKAASECHAVERIWKLLTEVGDMNLMMDPEDFLRLKKELGMMRTAGETVAFCFRSRELVEVARVCRNLREKVPEILEVEVDPKGGPGMMEAAMKVYSEKEKGKVHVLQGMQGIEVAMKRFFYAYKQVVTVMMGSSEADNGFTKIFLEPTYFPSLDAAKTFLGYYNQN